Proteins encoded by one window of Mustela erminea isolate mMusErm1 chromosome 7, mMusErm1.Pri, whole genome shotgun sequence:
- the RAB1A gene encoding ras-related protein Rab-1A, with product MSSMNPEYDYLFKLLLIGDSGVGKSCLLLRFADDTYTESYISTIGVDFKIRTIELDGKTIKLQIWDTAGQERFRTITSSYYRGAHGIIVVYDVTDQESFNNVKQWLQEIDRYASENVNKLLVGNKCDLTTKKVVDYTTAKEFADSLGIPFLETSAKNATNVEQSFMTMAAEIKKRMGPGATAGGAEKSNVKIQSTPVKQSGGGCC from the exons tgaTTATTTATTCAAGTTACTTCTGATTGGCGACTCTGGGGTTGGAAAGTCTTGCCTCCTTCTTAGGTTTGCA gatgATACATATACAGAAAGCTACATCAGCACAATTGGTGTGGATTTCAAAATAAGAACTATAGAGTTAGATGGGAAAACAATCAAGCTTCAAATA TGGGACACAGCAGGCCAAGAAAGATTTCGAACAATCACCTCCAGCTATTACAGAGGAGCCCATGGCATCATAGTTGTGTATGATGTGACAGATCAG GAGTCCTTCAATAATGTTAAACAGTGGCTGCAGGAAATAGACCGTTACGCCAGTGAAAACGTCAACAAGTTGTTGGTAGGGAACAAATGCGATCTGACCACAAAGAAAGTAGTAGACTACACAACAGCAAAG GAATTTGCTGATTCCCTTGGAATTCCATTTTTGGAAACCAGTGCTAAGAATGCAACGAATGTAGAACAGTCTTTCATGACGATGGCAGCTGAGATTAAAAAGCGAATGGGTCCTGGAGCAACAGCTGGTGGTGCAGAGAAGTCCAATGTGAAAATTCAGAGCACTCCAGTCAAGCAGTCAGGTGGAGGTTGCTGCTAA